A DNA window from Bacteroidales bacterium contains the following coding sequences:
- a CDS encoding shikimate kinase, with protein MRYFIIGFKNSGKTTFGKLLAERLSLEFIDLDEYIESREKKTIPEIYTERGEESFRRLEWRALKEVAVGHDNIVISTGGGAPCHCDNMTLMEKYGNVIYLRVSDSLLISRLSEAAKDRPIVLGKSTRELREYITELRNRCEHHYKRARYIVDGDIPDLEAVVTMLNAG; from the coding sequence ATGCGCTATTTTATTATAGGTTTCAAAAACAGTGGTAAAACAACATTCGGAAAATTGCTTGCCGAAAGACTTTCGCTTGAATTTATTGACCTGGATGAATACATTGAAAGCCGGGAGAAGAAAACAATCCCTGAAATCTATACCGAACGGGGCGAAGAAAGTTTCCGCCGTCTTGAATGGAGAGCCCTGAAAGAAGTGGCCGTAGGGCATGATAACATCGTCATTTCAACTGGCGGAGGTGCTCCCTGCCACTGTGATAACATGACCCTGATGGAAAAATACGGGAACGTTATTTACCTCAGGGTAAGCGACAGCTTGCTTATCAGCCGGTTGTCCGAGGCGGCGAAAGACAGGCCTATAGTTCTGGGTAAAAGCACCCGTGAACTCCGGGAATACATAACTGAATTACGAAACCGGTGTGAACACCATTATAAAAGAGCCAGGTATATAGTGGATGGCGATATCCCCGATTTGGAAGCAGTTGTGACTATGCTTAATGCCGGCTGA
- a CDS encoding DNA gyrase/topoisomerase IV subunit A has translation MDSEDLYKRDENEEGQLDNALPGEEGLTEDPLIGTGHVTELAGKYKDWFLDYASYVILERAVPHLDDGLKPVQRRILHAMRQIEDGRYNKVANIIGQTMQYHPHGDASIGDALVQLGQKDLLIDTQGNWGNIYTGDGAAASRYIEARLSKFAQEVVFNPRITNWKLSYDGRNKEPITLPVKFPLLLAQGVEGIAVGLASKILPHNFNELIDASIAYLQGKPFELFPDFPTGGLIDVSRYNDGLRGGIVRIRAKITKQERKSLIINDLPFGQTTVTLIDSILKANEKGKIKIRKIEDNTAGQVEIIVHLLPGTDPDITIDALYAFTDCEVPASPNSCVIRDEKPVFLGVSDMLKMSVDNTIKLLTAELNIRMDELNEIWHYSSLEKIFIENELYEPIKQCKTEEDILATIHTGLKPFRNLLRRDIITEDLVKLSIIPIKRISKFSSFKADEHIRQTEAEMEEVKNHLANIIPYTISYYRQIKKKYGAGRERKTEIRSFDTIMATEVAVANEKLYVNRAEGFIGTGLKKDEYICDCSDIDDILVIRKTGKYLITKVAEKQFVGKDIEYAGVFKKNDERTIFNIIYRDGETGIIYIKRCAITSLTRDKEYDLAKSEGSKILYMSVNPNGEAETVKVTLKPRPRIKNLVFDAEFSNTDIKGKASIGNILTRYPVHKIELKEKGISTLGGKKIWWDSYVRRLRDDGKGEYLGEFSGHDKILVMTQSGLIRFSGFELTTHFEEDLILITKYDPSKVFTVIYYDGEQKFNYIKRFQAEATEKQGRFFDEHAKSKFVLLSDKDFPRVEIKFGGKHKKREPEVIEAADFIAVKSYKAKGKRLTNFEVASISELEPVRFKEPEPLPEPPAEETETPSEKPDLPEGGDTGEQMSLF, from the coding sequence ATGGACTCTGAGGATCTCTATAAAAGGGATGAAAACGAAGAAGGGCAGCTGGATAATGCATTGCCCGGAGAGGAGGGATTAACGGAGGATCCGCTTATCGGTACCGGTCATGTAACTGAACTGGCCGGTAAATATAAGGACTGGTTTCTCGATTATGCTTCATATGTGATTCTCGAAAGGGCGGTTCCCCACCTGGACGACGGTTTAAAGCCCGTGCAGCGGAGAATTCTGCATGCCATGAGGCAGATCGAGGATGGGCGGTATAACAAAGTGGCTAACATCATTGGTCAGACCATGCAATACCATCCGCATGGCGATGCCTCGATCGGTGACGCGCTTGTTCAGTTGGGTCAGAAAGATCTTCTCATCGACACCCAGGGTAACTGGGGCAATATTTACACCGGTGACGGGGCGGCTGCCTCGAGGTATATTGAAGCACGTCTTTCCAAATTTGCCCAGGAAGTTGTTTTTAATCCGAGGATAACCAACTGGAAACTTTCATATGACGGAAGAAACAAAGAGCCCATTACGCTGCCTGTGAAATTTCCGCTGTTGCTTGCCCAGGGTGTTGAAGGAATTGCTGTGGGACTTGCATCCAAAATCCTTCCGCATAACTTCAATGAGCTTATCGATGCTTCCATCGCTTATCTCCAGGGAAAGCCATTTGAATTGTTCCCTGATTTCCCGACAGGAGGGCTCATTGATGTATCAAGATACAATGACGGACTTCGCGGAGGTATTGTAAGGATCAGGGCAAAAATAACAAAACAGGAAAGAAAGTCGCTCATCATAAATGACTTGCCATTCGGTCAGACAACCGTTACCCTGATTGATTCGATCCTAAAGGCCAATGAAAAAGGAAAGATAAAAATCCGCAAAATAGAGGATAATACGGCCGGCCAGGTAGAAATCATCGTTCACCTGCTTCCCGGTACCGATCCGGATATTACAATTGATGCCCTGTACGCCTTCACTGATTGTGAAGTGCCTGCCTCTCCCAATTCCTGTGTGATCAGGGATGAAAAGCCTGTTTTCCTGGGCGTTTCCGATATGCTTAAAATGTCGGTTGACAACACGATTAAGCTCCTTACGGCAGAACTGAATATCAGGATGGATGAGCTGAATGAGATATGGCATTATTCTTCACTTGAAAAGATTTTTATCGAGAATGAGCTTTATGAGCCCATTAAGCAGTGTAAGACCGAAGAGGACATACTGGCCACCATTCATACAGGACTAAAGCCTTTCCGGAATTTGCTGAGACGCGATATTATTACCGAAGACCTTGTAAAGCTTTCCATAATTCCCATCAAGCGAATTTCAAAATTCAGCAGTTTCAAGGCCGATGAGCACATACGGCAGACTGAGGCTGAAATGGAGGAGGTAAAGAATCACCTGGCAAACATTATTCCATACACCATAAGCTATTACCGGCAGATTAAAAAGAAATACGGGGCCGGGAGGGAAAGAAAAACCGAGATCAGGAGCTTTGATACCATTATGGCTACCGAAGTGGCTGTGGCCAATGAAAAGCTGTATGTGAACAGGGCCGAGGGCTTCATAGGCACAGGGTTGAAGAAAGATGAATACATCTGCGACTGTTCGGACATCGATGATATCCTGGTGATCAGGAAGACAGGAAAATACCTGATCACTAAAGTGGCTGAAAAACAATTCGTCGGCAAAGATATCGAGTATGCCGGTGTATTCAAGAAAAACGATGAGCGTACGATATTCAACATCATTTATCGCGACGGCGAAACCGGCATCATATATATAAAACGGTGTGCTATCACCAGTCTCACACGCGATAAAGAATATGATCTTGCAAAAAGTGAAGGATCGAAAATACTTTATATGAGCGTGAATCCTAACGGCGAGGCCGAAACCGTTAAGGTCACCCTGAAACCCAGGCCGCGCATTAAAAACCTTGTTTTCGATGCCGAATTCAGCAATACGGATATAAAGGGGAAAGCCTCTATCGGCAATATTCTCACACGGTATCCTGTCCATAAGATTGAACTGAAAGAGAAAGGTATATCCACCCTTGGGGGCAAGAAAATATGGTGGGATTCTTATGTAAGAAGGCTCAGGGATGACGGGAAAGGGGAGTACCTTGGAGAATTCAGCGGCCATGATAAGATCCTTGTGATGACCCAGTCGGGCCTCATCCGGTTCTCTGGATTTGAATTGACAACCCATTTTGAAGAAGACCTGATCCTGATCACAAAGTACGATCCTTCAAAAGTTTTCACCGTGATATATTACGACGGCGAACAAAAATTCAATTATATTAAGCGATTCCAGGCCGAGGCCACTGAAAAACAGGGCAGGTTCTTTGATGAACATGCCAAATCGAAATTCGTGCTTCTTTCGGATAAAGACTTCCCGCGGGTTGAGATCAAATTCGGAGGAAAGCATAAAAAGCGCGAACCGGAAGTTATTGAAGCCGCTGATTTCATTGCCGTCAAGAGCTATAAGGCTAAAGGTAAGCGGTTAACCAATTTTGAAGTGGCATCAATAAGCGAACTCGAACCGGTCAGGTTTAAAGAGCCTGAGCCACTTCCTGAGCCACCTGCTGAAGAAACCGAGACGCCATCCGAGAAACCCGATTTGCCTGAGGGTGGGGATACCGGTGAGCAAATGTCACTTTTCTGA
- the lysS gene encoding lysine--tRNA ligase produces the protein MNHSELSEQEVIRRQSLDELRKLGIDPYPAAMFPVNINTKRIITEFQGNEEKFQDVALAGRLMSKRIMGSASFAEIQDEHGRIQIYLKRDDLCPGEDKTLYNIVFKKHLDIGDFIGVKGFVFITQMGEISIHVKELIILGKSLKPLPVVKEKDGTVYDAVTDPEFRYRQRYVDLVVNPGVRDIFIKRTKIINSLRELYNSKGYLEVETPVLQPIPGGATARPFITHHNTLDMPLYLRIADELYLKRLLVGGFEGVYEFSRDFRNEGMDRTHNPEFTVLEIYVAWKDYLWMMDFVEEMLEKVALDLHGTTKVPFGNSVIDFKRPFARLTMAGAIQQYAGIDIRALDEQQLRDTCKNMGIETDPSMGKGKLIDEIFGEKVEPHLVQPTFIMDYPVEMSPLCKKHRSDPGLTERFELIVNSKELCNAYSELNDPIDQRERFQEQLRLSEKGDDEAMFIDQDFLRALEYGMPQASGLGVGIDRLAMIMTNQSSIQDVLFFPQMKPEKPLVIKEDEPEKYTEKGIPQEWIDPLKKLGFVTIEKLNEAKAAKLANDLNGFNKKNKLGLKGLSVQDVEKWF, from the coding sequence ATGAATCATTCTGAATTGAGCGAACAGGAAGTAATTCGCAGGCAGTCGCTCGATGAATTACGCAAACTGGGTATTGATCCTTACCCGGCCGCCATGTTTCCGGTGAATATAAATACAAAGCGCATCATAACCGAATTCCAGGGCAATGAGGAGAAGTTTCAGGATGTGGCCCTGGCCGGAAGGCTTATGAGTAAACGCATCATGGGAAGTGCGTCGTTTGCCGAGATTCAGGATGAACACGGCCGGATACAGATTTACCTGAAGCGCGATGACCTGTGCCCGGGTGAGGATAAAACCTTATACAACATCGTATTCAAAAAACACCTGGATATAGGCGATTTCATAGGTGTTAAGGGATTTGTTTTCATAACCCAGATGGGCGAGATATCAATTCATGTGAAGGAACTCATAATTCTTGGGAAATCACTTAAACCTCTTCCGGTTGTTAAGGAAAAGGACGGAACCGTTTATGATGCGGTTACCGATCCTGAATTCAGGTACCGCCAGCGCTATGTTGACCTTGTTGTTAATCCCGGCGTGCGCGATATCTTTATAAAACGCACTAAAATTATCAATTCTCTCAGGGAATTATATAATTCAAAAGGATACCTTGAAGTGGAAACACCGGTGCTGCAACCCATTCCTGGCGGTGCAACGGCTAGGCCTTTCATCACTCATCATAATACGCTTGATATGCCTCTTTACCTGAGGATAGCCGATGAGTTGTACCTTAAAAGACTTCTTGTCGGCGGTTTCGAGGGAGTATATGAATTTTCACGCGATTTCAGGAACGAGGGAATGGACAGGACTCATAATCCTGAATTCACTGTTCTTGAGATTTATGTTGCCTGGAAAGACTACCTGTGGATGATGGATTTTGTGGAGGAAATGCTTGAAAAGGTGGCTCTCGACTTACACGGCACCACAAAGGTTCCTTTTGGCAATTCGGTTATTGATTTCAAGAGACCTTTTGCCCGTCTGACAATGGCAGGCGCCATTCAGCAATATGCAGGTATTGATATCAGGGCTCTTGATGAACAGCAATTGAGAGATACCTGTAAAAATATGGGTATCGAAACCGATCCTTCAATGGGCAAAGGCAAGCTTATTGATGAGATATTCGGTGAGAAGGTCGAGCCCCACCTGGTTCAGCCCACATTTATCATGGATTACCCGGTTGAAATGTCTCCTCTTTGCAAAAAGCACAGGTCCGACCCGGGCCTCACAGAGCGCTTTGAGCTGATCGTGAATTCGAAAGAGCTTTGCAATGCCTATTCCGAGCTTAATGACCCTATTGATCAGCGCGAACGTTTCCAGGAACAGCTAAGGCTTTCAGAAAAAGGCGATGATGAAGCGATGTTCATTGACCAGGATTTTCTGAGGGCGCTCGAATACGGAATGCCGCAGGCATCGGGACTTGGCGTGGGAATCGACAGGCTTGCCATGATCATGACTAACCAGTCGAGCATTCAGGATGTGTTGTTCTTCCCCCAGATGAAGCCCGAAAAGCCTTTGGTGATTAAGGAAGATGAACCGGAAAAATATACTGAGAAGGGTATTCCGCAGGAATGGATTGATCCGCTGAAAAAACTGGGTTTTGTAACCATTGAAAAGCTGAATGAGGCCAAAGCCGCCAAACTCGCCAATGACCTCAACGGGTTTAATAAGAAGAATAAGCTGGGGTTGAAGGGGTTGAGTGTGCAGGATGTGGAGAAGTGGTTTTAA
- the aroA gene encoding 3-phosphoshikimate 1-carboxyvinyltransferase, producing MKLKSTPSVLSGDILVPASKSHTIRAVAFAAVAHGTSVIRNPLMSDDARSALSGAIEMGAAVTMGDDWIIRGTGGRLSENCRHIDVGNSGTSLRILTALCALADHPVSFDGDKSIRQRPMQPLLSALQSLGARTIESAGGKCPFTILGPINGGRTTVNGVSSQFLTALLITCPLAPQDTEIIVENLNERPYVEITLDWLRRMGIAFENKGLDWFRIKGNQEYSAFDRNVPADFSTATFPLCAAAVTGSTLTIKGLDFADHQGDKAVFEYFEKMGMDIRKMDTGVKVSGRRLKGIDIDMNATPDALPAMAVAGCFAEGTTRLLNVPQARLKECDRIAAMAKELSKMGADIEELPDGLIIKQSKLTGTAVHGYDDHRLVMSLSIAGLAASGQTIVDTAESASVTYPAFVDDMKRLGASFEVF from the coding sequence GTGAAGCTCAAATCAACACCATCCGTTCTTTCCGGAGATATACTGGTTCCGGCTTCAAAGTCGCACACCATAAGGGCTGTGGCTTTTGCTGCCGTTGCACACGGAACTTCGGTAATACGGAATCCCCTTATGTCGGATGATGCCCGTTCAGCTTTATCAGGTGCCATTGAAATGGGAGCCGCGGTCACCATGGGTGACGACTGGATAATCCGCGGAACAGGAGGCCGGCTATCCGAAAATTGCCGCCATATTGATGTCGGAAATTCAGGAACTTCACTGAGAATACTCACTGCATTATGTGCCCTTGCGGATCATCCCGTATCTTTTGACGGGGATAAATCAATCCGTCAACGGCCCATGCAACCGCTCCTGTCTGCACTCCAGAGTCTGGGTGCCCGAACGATTGAATCAGCGGGCGGGAAATGCCCTTTTACAATATTGGGTCCGATAAATGGCGGCAGAACAACAGTGAACGGGGTGAGTTCACAATTCCTTACTGCGCTTCTGATCACGTGTCCTCTTGCACCGCAGGATACAGAAATCATAGTTGAAAATCTGAACGAACGGCCTTATGTAGAAATTACACTCGACTGGCTGAGGCGTATGGGAATAGCATTTGAGAATAAAGGTCTTGATTGGTTCAGGATAAAAGGAAACCAGGAATACAGCGCATTTGACAGGAATGTTCCGGCCGACTTCTCAACGGCAACCTTTCCGTTATGTGCTGCAGCCGTTACCGGTTCAACACTCACAATCAAAGGGCTGGATTTTGCGGACCACCAGGGTGATAAAGCGGTTTTTGAATATTTTGAGAAGATGGGAATGGATATCAGAAAGATGGATACCGGTGTGAAAGTAAGCGGCCGCAGGCTTAAGGGAATTGATATCGATATGAACGCCACACCTGATGCACTGCCTGCTATGGCGGTGGCCGGATGCTTTGCAGAAGGAACTACAAGGCTTCTGAATGTTCCTCAGGCCCGGTTAAAAGAATGCGACCGGATTGCAGCCATGGCAAAAGAGCTTTCAAAGATGGGCGCTGATATTGAAGAGTTACCCGACGGACTGATTATAAAACAAAGCAAATTAACCGGAACCGCTGTTCACGGATATGACGATCACAGGCTGGTGATGTCACTTTCAATTGCCGGACTGGCAGCATCAGGTCAGACTATTGTTGACACGGCCGAATCGGCTTCTGTGACGTACCCGGCGTTTGTGGATGACATGAAGCGGCTGGGAGCCAGCTTCGAAGTATTTTAA
- a CDS encoding DNA topoisomerase IV subunit B: MTAANYSEDTIRTLDWKEHIRKRPGMYIGKLGDGSSQDDGIYVLLKEVLDNAIDEFMMGFGKKIDITLNENIVQIRDYGRGIPLGKVLDVASKMNTGAKYDSRVFKKSVGLNGVGIKAVNALSSFFEIRSFRDGKVKTVKFCEGNITEDIPEQTVDARNGTLVSFVPDQKMFGHFRFMEDYVESMIKNYVYLNAGLTINLNGNPFFSKEGLVDLLHENVNGDSLYSLIHLTDEDVELAMTHGTHYGEIYYTFVNGQHTTQGGTHLAAFKEALVKTIREFYKKDFDPSDIRASVVAALSLKIEEPVFESQTKTKLGSKEMSPDGVSIRNFITDFLKKHLDNYLHKHPETADLLLKKIIESEKERKAISGIQKLAKERAKKSSLHNRKLRDCKIHLNDNDERRLDSTIFITEGDSASGSITTSRDVATQAVFSLKGKPLNVYGLTKKIVYENEEFNLLQAALDIEDGLENLRYNNVVIATDADVDGMHIRLLLMTFFLQFFPELVRQGHLFILQTPLFRVRNKKHTYYCYTDDEKEGAIRKLGANPEITRFKGLGEISPDEFRHFIGKDIRLEPVRVKRGEHVQDILPFYMGKNTPERQEFIIGNLRVEEDLVDAV, translated from the coding sequence ATGACCGCTGCTAATTATTCGGAAGATACTATACGTACGCTCGACTGGAAGGAGCATATCCGGAAGCGTCCGGGTATGTACATTGGTAAACTGGGTGACGGTTCATCACAGGACGATGGCATTTATGTTCTTCTGAAGGAAGTTCTCGACAACGCCATCGATGAATTCATGATGGGCTTCGGGAAGAAGATCGATATCACACTGAATGAAAATATAGTTCAGATCCGTGACTATGGCCGCGGTATACCCCTGGGAAAAGTACTTGATGTGGCTTCGAAAATGAATACAGGTGCCAAGTACGATTCGAGGGTATTTAAAAAATCGGTTGGTCTTAACGGTGTTGGTATCAAGGCAGTCAATGCCCTGTCTTCCTTTTTTGAAATCCGTTCCTTCCGCGATGGTAAGGTAAAAACAGTAAAGTTCTGCGAAGGCAATATAACCGAGGACATACCTGAGCAGACGGTCGACGCACGCAACGGAACGCTTGTTTCCTTTGTGCCCGACCAGAAAATGTTCGGTCATTTCCGGTTTATGGAAGACTACGTGGAGTCCATGATCAAAAATTATGTGTACCTCAATGCGGGTCTTACGATTAACCTTAACGGGAATCCGTTTTTTTCAAAGGAAGGGCTTGTTGACCTGCTACATGAAAATGTGAACGGCGACAGCCTCTATTCTCTTATACATCTTACTGATGAAGATGTGGAACTCGCCATGACACACGGAACGCATTACGGCGAGATCTATTACACGTTTGTGAACGGCCAGCATACCACCCAGGGCGGAACCCACCTGGCAGCCTTCAAAGAGGCGCTTGTTAAGACAATCCGGGAATTCTATAAAAAAGATTTCGATCCGTCAGATATCCGTGCCTCCGTCGTAGCCGCACTTAGCCTGAAAATCGAGGAACCGGTGTTCGAATCTCAAACCAAAACCAAGCTGGGATCGAAAGAGATGTCGCCTGACGGTGTTTCAATCCGCAATTTCATAACCGATTTTCTTAAAAAACACCTTGATAATTACCTGCATAAGCATCCTGAAACGGCTGACCTGCTGCTCAAAAAGATAATCGAATCGGAAAAAGAGCGAAAGGCTATTTCAGGAATCCAGAAGCTGGCAAAGGAAAGGGCTAAGAAATCAAGTTTGCATAACCGGAAGTTGCGCGATTGCAAAATTCATCTCAACGATAATGACGAGCGCAGGCTCGATTCAACCATATTTATCACTGAGGGCGATTCAGCAAGCGGATCCATCACCACATCCCGCGATGTGGCCACACAGGCCGTGTTCAGTCTGAAAGGCAAGCCCCTGAATGTGTACGGTCTTACAAAGAAGATTGTATACGAAAACGAAGAATTCAACCTGTTGCAGGCGGCACTGGATATTGAAGACGGTCTTGAAAATCTCCGCTATAACAATGTGGTTATCGCCACCGATGCCGATGTTGACGGGATGCATATACGACTCCTGCTCATGACTTTCTTTCTCCAGTTTTTCCCTGAACTGGTAAGGCAGGGTCACCTGTTTATCCTTCAAACGCCGTTGTTCAGGGTGAGAAATAAAAAGCATACCTACTATTGTTATACCGACGATGAAAAGGAAGGTGCAATCAGGAAGCTGGGAGCAAATCCCGAAATCACCCGTTTTAAAGGACTGGGTGAAATATCGCCTGACGAATTCAGGCATTTTATCGGTAAAGATATCCGGCTTGAACCGGTGAGGGTAAAAAGAGGCGAGCATGTGCAGGACATTCTTCCGTTTTACATGGGCAAAAACACCCCCGAGCGCCAGGAGTTCATCATCGGAAATCTGCGTGTGGAGGAAGACCTTGTAGATGCCGTATAA
- a CDS encoding outer membrane beta-barrel protein, giving the protein MLHPKTRLLILLLIVSGAFYNLSVSGQEDCANKIQEAQRYYDQGMIDEIPSMLAPCMQDGFTRPQKIEAYKLIIMSYLFNENQFEAEKTMLEFLKKYPEYEIMPNDPVEFVYLFESYRTASVFSFGLIGGINVTDPRIIERYTMLDKTNAELTTSIKPGFQFGLGVERYLSRKLLLNVELYFAENSYEFSDKIKTRYVNFTEKLYKVEIPLTLSYEFTINKTHFIARAGFSAAKLTKVTGQPQRKYFEDAPALSSGDIDITGQRRNMLYSGVIGAGLRYKVPRGVLSFDVRAKIGINNIVKSSSRFDNQKLTYQYYYLDDDFSVNTLSFSVGYYFSFYSPRKQR; this is encoded by the coding sequence ATGCTGCACCCAAAAACCCGGTTGTTGATCTTACTCCTGATTGTTTCAGGTGCTTTTTACAATCTTTCCGTGTCGGGTCAGGAAGATTGTGCAAATAAAATTCAGGAAGCCCAGCGGTATTATGACCAGGGAATGATTGATGAAATTCCGAGTATGCTTGCGCCCTGTATGCAGGACGGATTCACCCGGCCCCAGAAAATCGAAGCTTACAAGCTGATCATCATGTCTTACCTGTTTAATGAAAATCAGTTTGAAGCCGAAAAAACGATGCTTGAGTTTCTTAAAAAATACCCCGAGTACGAAATCATGCCCAATGACCCGGTTGAATTCGTTTATCTTTTCGAATCGTACCGTACTGCCTCCGTTTTTTCCTTTGGCCTTATAGGCGGTATCAATGTGACCGATCCCCGGATTATTGAACGGTACACTATGCTCGACAAGACAAATGCCGAACTTACAACAAGCATCAAACCCGGCTTTCAGTTTGGGCTTGGGGTTGAACGGTATCTTAGCCGGAAGCTGCTTTTGAACGTGGAACTCTATTTTGCCGAAAATTCATATGAATTCTCGGATAAGATCAAAACACGCTATGTAAATTTTACAGAAAAGCTGTATAAGGTTGAGATTCCCCTTACGTTGTCGTATGAGTTTACAATAAATAAAACACACTTCATTGCCAGGGCAGGTTTTTCCGCTGCAAAACTCACAAAAGTGACAGGCCAGCCGCAGAGAAAATATTTCGAAGATGCACCGGCCCTGTCTTCAGGTGATATCGATATAACCGGCCAGAGAAGAAATATGCTTTACAGCGGCGTCATTGGGGCCGGGCTGAGGTATAAGGTGCCCCGGGGGGTTCTTTCATTTGATGTAAGGGCTAAAATAGGAATCAATAACATAGTGAAGAGCAGTAGCCGTTTTGATAATCAAAAGCTTACGTATCAGTACTATTATCTCGACGATGATTTCTCAGTGAATACTCTTTCTTTTTCAGTAGGTTATTATTTTTCATTTTATAGTCCCCGAAAACAGCGTTAA
- a CDS encoding DUF3127 domain-containing protein has protein sequence MALEISGKLIQILPEQTGTGKNGQWNRQDFILETQEQYPRKVCISAWGEKAGLVKSLKPGALINVAFNAESREFNGKWYTDLRAWKIESSGVQETSALPVADVMDHLEPLLPGEEPNDLPF, from the coding sequence ATGGCACTTGAAATTTCAGGTAAACTGATACAGATTCTTCCTGAGCAGACCGGCACCGGTAAGAACGGCCAATGGAACAGGCAGGATTTCATCCTGGAAACCCAGGAGCAGTATCCCCGGAAGGTTTGCATTTCTGCATGGGGAGAAAAAGCAGGTCTGGTTAAATCATTAAAGCCCGGAGCTTTGATCAATGTAGCTTTTAATGCCGAGTCGCGGGAGTTCAACGGAAAGTGGTACACCGATCTGAGAGCATGGAAAATTGAATCTTCAGGCGTACAGGAAACAAGCGCACTACCTGTTGCCGATGTAATGGACCACCTGGAGCCCCTGTTGCCCGGCGAAGAACCCAACGATCTTCCTTTCTGA